GTATTTGGATTTTGATTAATAAAGCAAGTATGTTTAGACTAAAAAAACCTGACCATTCGCGCGTGAAAATTGCTTCAGTTTCTGTTTTGATCGTGCAGTTTTTCGAATGCAGAGACACATAAATCAGAAATAGCTGATCACATATGGCTTTGGGCTTTGGAGGACTTTGCCAATTTTCCTATTCACTTTAGCGCTTCTATTTCTTCTCCTATAGCACGAACTGGCGCGATATGCCGATATCGCTGGTTCAGAATCTTGATTTTGCTCTCTACTTGGATCTTCCATGATACCTGCTGGTGATAGCATGCACTACAAGTACGATTTTCAAATCTCAAGGGCTCATACCGATTTATTAGAGCGTGTAGTGTGCAGATCCGGCACCTGTTGGCCTTGCTGTCGGTCTGCAGATTGCGTTTTTCGGACGATCTTGTCTTGCAGCAAAAGATGTGTGCATGTTACGAGTCAAGACTGAAGACTGAATACTGTCGTGTGGCTCATACCAAGGAAAACAGAAGCTGTGTGCAGCTGGCTGACAGCCCGAGACGAAACAAATCAACACTATGCGGATGGGGAAAATGCCAATCGCAACTAGTTGAGTTGCTGCGTCTTTTTCGCCACACGACCAGGAACTCATGATATGGTTGCCCGGCGAGGGCTTCCGAGATGGCCTCAAACTCCTAATTCATATGCTTAATCAAACTTAATTAATTGGCACTTAAGCAAATCCGATTTCCTCACGTATCACATCACATACGCATCCACATCCACGGTTTGGATTGGAATCCACTCACGTATCGGCATCACACCTGACCTGAGCTCATCAATAAAAGGGAAGGCAGCCAACCTGCCGCCTTTGCCTTCACCTCGCTCTCACCTTGAGCCGAGACTTCTCTTCTCCACCTTCCAATCGTCTCCTTCACCAATCACCCAGCGACCGGCGTCCCCTGTTCCCTTCCCATGGAGATTGCCTACCCCTACGGCGGGGAGTTCACGAGGAAGCACGGCTTCGTGACAGGCCGGCCGTTTGACGCCAAGACCGGCATCATGTCCGGCCAGAAGCGCGCGAGGGAGATGGAGATCCTTCGGCAGCGCTTCCAATCCGAGCTCGTCGCCGTCCGTCGCCTCCTCCATAAGGCGGCCGCCGTGCTAGTTCCCGCCTCGTCCCCGTTGGCTCCCCGCGTCAACGAGAGTTGTCCAGGGTTCTTGGCCGAGGAGCCGCCGGCCAAGAAGAGGAAGGCGTCCCCTCCCGTTCCTGTGATCAATCGCAAGAAGGCGccaacgaagaagaagatgacggcCTCTGAGAGGGAGATGCTCGCGGAAGACCTGGAGCTGTTCGTTGCGGAAATCCCCGATCACATCGTCCAGCTCTTGAAGAAGCAGAGCTGCGCCACCCGCCCCGGCGAAATCGAGATCGACCTCCACGCGTtggacgccgccgccgtcgtcgagtTGCAAGAGCAGGTTGACAAGTTCGCTCGTGATCGTCAGAGGAGGTCGAATCCGTCGCCGCAAGAACGGCACCAAGACGGCCCTAGGGTGATGGcccaagaggaggaggatgacgaagAAGTTGACATCTGTGGTGGCGTCTCCCCCTTAGCAATCGTGCCGCAACCTCTGCTGCAAGAACGGCACCAAGACGGCCCTAAGGCCAtggccgaagaggaggaggaggaagatgttgACATCTGCGGTGGCGTCTCCCCGTTACCGATCGTGCCGGCACCTCTGCTGCTCGTCGAAGATGAAACAGCCAGTGGCTGTGGCAGcccaagctccagcagcagcagTTCGGATACTGATTCCAGCGACAGCGATTCAGATACTGATTCCGGCAGCAGCGACTCGGGTTCAGAGCACTCCGGCGGCAGTGACTCAGATTCTGATTCAGACGAGATCGTCGACAGTGAGCAGCTCGCCCGTGCTCTGGAGAGGCAGCGAAAGGAGGTCACGTCCCGGGCGAGGGAGAAGGCCCGTCAGGAGGTGCTCCAGATGGAGAAGACGGCAATGCCCGATGATACCCTACACCCAGAGGATCTGGAGAGGCTCGGCATTGATGAGTACAACACGGCGAGGCCCAACAACTTGTTGCGGCAGATTGGACTCTACCTCAAGCTTGACGACCACGACTGGAAGCAGCAGCAGCACTGTCAAAGCTTCGAAGAAGACCTAGAGGAAGGGGAGATTCCATCGTGATCGTCGTTGCTAGCAAGGTGCTATAGCAAGTGATGCTGTTGTTGATAGCTTGATGCCTCACAGAAAGCTTGTAGTTGTAGCTCTCTTCTGCAAAATGTATGTCTGCTCAACATGATTCGATATATGAAAGTACGTGATCGATTAAACAGTATAatgtacatttttaaaatgcaTGGACATTTTTTTTTGTTTCTCCGGTTTCATTTTCCAAAATACATGCATTTTTTATTTAAAACTCATGAACATTTAAAATAACTCATGTGTATTCTTTTTTAAAATTTAAGTCATCCTATTAAAATGGGTGAACATTTTTTAATGGAAAAACACAGAAAATACATTGAAAAAAAGTTGGCTACAAACAGTACTAGGTTTTTTGTAGAGAACTTCGCTGCATTTTATTGATCAATGATGTTCAAAGGAACTGTTACAAGATCATGTGGCGCAGCAACCCGGACATGACGTCCAAAATTAAAATCTAGAGAGTATTTACCTAAACATCAACTCTACCTCGACTGTTATAGGTGAAGTTGTATTTCTCGAAATTACACGAGCATTGATTGACTATCGCTTCATGATGCCCGCCTATTTTATCTGAGATTTCCTTCACAACTATGGCACAACCAAAGCTATTACGATCAGCATGACTAATAGATCAGCGGAAATGTCATGGCTCTTGGGTTGCCGGCACGCAAGGTCTTCTAGACTCCGTCCGTCAATTATGTCACTAAATGCAACTGCAGACGAGCCAAGATAGAGGTCGATTTGGGGCCTGTTCTGATTTCCTTCAACTCCAAATTTCACAACTTCTCAGCTTGGTTTCAGCCCGAACGCCTCAACTCCAAGAAGCTAAACTTCACGAAGCCATCTTGGGCTGCAGTATAATTTTCTGAAGCTAGGGAAACGCAGCTCCATGTTTACAAGAATCTGGAGTTGGGAcatatttacggccataatgccacCGCCAAAGAAAACGGTTCGATCCCTTGCTCCTCCTCGCTCGTAAAAGGGTACTGCACGCACCGGCTCCTCCTCGTTCGCGCCAATATGGGCTGCTTTCAGCCGGCCCAAGGtggcaagaaacaggccagaagtcCCCTAGCTGGGCTGCCAGATCAAAATGGCGCTGGGAGAAGCTACGATGCAGCCGAACGCTTTTGAGTCGCCACCTGAAGCGAGAAGTTACGCGAGAAGCTGGATCTAAGAAGTTTTAGAGAAGCTGGTCTCCGCAGCAGCTTCTTCCATCATTTTTTGAAATTGTACCATCAACATTGAACTTCGCAAAACCAACCAGGCGGGATCCAAGGCAAACACTGGGTCCTGGACCTACTAGCCCGCGAGAGCTGTGTGTGCGAGACATATAAGATATAACCCCGCCTCGCGGTAGGCGAGAGCGAGGTGGGCCGGGCCCAATAGGGGGTTCTGAGAGCGGGTTTCACTGCGTTTCTTTTTCCCTTTGGTATGGTTTGTTTTTggtcttcttttttcttttctgttttctatggtattttactttttcctttttattttgttttctttgttcttttgTCGGTTTTCTGCTTTTTGTTTCTCTTTCCGGTTTTGATtaggttttttttttcattttacttTTTAACACATGTCTACTTTTTCCACGTAGAATATAGATATTTTGTATACATTAAGgatatttttatacatgtttagCATTTATTATAAAATAAAGGATTAACAATTTTCTCAATATATATTTTGATGACTACTTTTTTCATACACGTTGCTCAGGAATATTTTTTATACGCATTTAACCTTTCTTAAATACATACTTTTTTTCAaacatatgttttgatgtctaattTTTTTCCATGTACGCCTTAGATTTTCGTATACATCAGTAACACGCTTAACATTGTTTTTAATGCAGGATTACATTTTTCAATATGTGTTTTTAATGCATAATTTTTTTAATACACATTGTGCATTTGTCATATACATCAGGAATACTTTTATATACATGTTTAACTTTTTTTAATGTTTTCATACACATTGTTCTAAGGCGAGCCGAGGCAACAGTTGTTCGTCCCGAGCGCACGGAAGCTTACATGGGTGAACGGCCCACCGCGCGGCTGGTGTCCAAAGATTTAGTGGGCTGAGGCCTACTAGTAAATCTAACAGAAAGCAGAGCACCTGACCATGCGCGTGAAAATTTCTTCAGTTTCAGTTTCATCGTGCAGTTTTCTGAAACGCAGAGACACATGAAGTAGAAATAGCCGATCACATATAAGTATAACCATGGTCTTTGGAGGACATTGCCAACTTTCGTCTTCACTTTAGCGCTTCTGTTTCTTCTCCTGCAGCAAGGACTAGCGCGGTATCGCTGCTTCAGAATCTTGATTTTGCTCTCTAGGATCTTTCATTCATGATACCTGCTTTTGTGATAGCATATACTACTACCGCGATTTTCAAATCAAATCTCAAATGCTTACACCGATTTCGCAGAGTTTCTACAGATCCGTCACCTCTTCACCTTGCTGTCGGTCAGCAGATTGTGCTTGTCGGACGAGAACTCGGCCTCTTGTGCCTGATCTTGCAGCAAAAGCTGTGTGCACGTTACCTACCACAAGACTGAAGACTGAACTCAGCTCTGTTATTGGTAGGAGTACTGATTAACCTGTACCGATTATCCACAAAAAAAACTCTGTATTAATTAATGAATCATACTACTCCTGGTTAACCTGTACCATAATATATTTTTTTGCGAAGTACTTAACCTGTAGTACCATATTAACAGTGTGGAGTACAAGGTTTCTCTTTCTAGTGTGTGGCAGGGTGTGGAGCTGTCTGACAGCCTGAGATGAAACAAACCAGTATACGCGGGTGGGGAAAATGTCAATCACAACAAAGAGTTGAGTTGTTGCGTGCGTCTCCTCGCCACATGGCATTGGCATGGCAATATGACCACGCCACACGGACACGGTGGTGTGATCAGATGATACGATATGACAAACGCAAGAATGGTCTGGTTTCATCCTCTGCAGCGGTGTGCGCTCCCTCTGTCAAAAGTATACACACCTGCGTTTTGCTTTGGTTTGTTCCGTTTGGCACAACAGTGGACCAAGTCCCCCTTGCCCGGTCATCTTACTCAGTTTCTACGGAGTATATAGCAACCATAAAACATGAAGGCTACGTTTGGCAGcgcaatatttttggagttttcagATAATTCCATGGTTATAATTTATAAATACTTTTTTTTGAGGATTGGTTATAAATACTTTGATGTGATTGGTGTCAATAAAAAACTGAATTAATAAGCCGTGGTTTTTCTGCAGTGCAGTATATGTGAATTACCGGATCAGTATGTAGATTGATTTTTGTACGAGatacctgatcgatcgagccgatcAGGCATCAGCAAATTCTATGTTTTGAAAAAACAATCAGCACATATTATGGTGGTGTACGGCAAAGCTGTTGAAAGCCACGGTTTTTGAAAAAATATATTATTCATTGCCCGTACGTTGATATAACCAGGTTTTCAAATACTATGGGCTTTAAAAAACTTTGCTACCAAACTAATTTGAAGCTTTGCAAATAACGGGATCAATGTGATGTGTGTAAGGTTTGGACCTGTTGGTACGCTGCCTATGTTGtgagctttattaatttaaagtcggGCGCTTCTAGCGTCTTCGTtctaaaaaggaaaaaataaataatggGATCAACTAAGGAGGCGCCGCCCTCATTTCTTCGTGCACCACAAGTACAATTTCATGAAATACGAAACAAATTGGACAGTTGTGTGATAATTTTGGCAGAATTAATGCTTGTCATATTTCCCAGCAGAAAATAATACTCCCTTCGTACATAAATGTAAGATATTTTAATATGCACTACATatagactgaaatgagtgaacaaatacaCTAAAGTGTGTCTATATACATCAGAATAAAGTGTGTCTGAAAATAATACTTCCTTCGAAAATAATACTCCCTTCGTACATAAATGTAagatattttaatatggactacatatagactgaaatgagtgaacaaatacactaaagcgtgtctatatacatcagaataagaaagaggtacgtaGAACGGAAAATACACAGGAGCTCCCGGGTGCTCCACACCCCTATACGAATGTTAAACATAAAAGATATCAAAAATATTCAAAAATATTCTGAAATTTGGGGATATCAAACCTGGTTTCTCAATCTACTCCCGTGtgaatttcatgaaaaaaataccAGAAAACGTATCCGTGACGAAGGAAATACCGTCCGAACAAAAATCCATCCAAACAGATTTTTTTCTATACATAGGATTTTTTTGTCCTTTTTACCACGAATACGTTTCCTGATATTTTTCACGAAAATTCACGCAGGAGTAGATTGGAAACCCAGGTTTGATATCCTAAAATctcagattttttttcaaatttctcggTACCTCTTTAATTTAATGTTCATATAGGGGTGTGGAGCACCCAGGTGCTACAAATCCGCTTCCGACGTAGAACATCTTATATCTGTTTACAAAGGGAGTACTTGCCGTATTTGACAAATTTGTTGCGTATGCTAGTAATCATACACGTGCAATGCATGTTATGATATCACAAAAGATATTAGCTGCACTGCGCATTAGTAGTATTAGGGAAAAGATGTTTGTGTGTTGATATTAGGTAGAATATAATTACTACGCTATATTAACAAAGATATCAATTGCATTGCACGCACGTTGATATTCGGCAGGATGTAGTTACGTGGTTATCATCGAAGTTTTTTTTTNNNNNNNNNNNNNNNNNNNNNNNNNNNNNNNNNNNNNNNNNNNNNNNNNNNNNNNNNNNNNNNNNNNNNNNNNNNNNNNNNNNNNNNNNNNNNNNNNNNNNNNNNNNNNNNNNNNNNNNNNNNNNNNNNNNNNNNNNNNNNNNNNNNNNNNNNNNNNNNNNNNNNNNNNNNNNNNNNNNNNNNNNNNNNNNNNNNNNNNNNNNNNNNNNNNNNNNNNNNNNNNNNNNNNNNNNNNNNNNNNNNNNNNNNNNNNNNNNNNNNNNNNNNNNNNNNNNNNNNNNNNNNNNNNNNNNNNNNNNNNNNNNNNNNNNCACTGAAGTTGATATTAGGTATGATTTAGTTGCACGCTAAAAACACCGGAGCTACATAGACCATTGGATAGACGCGGTTGAGCGGGTGAGATGGGCTAGATCTTCGCAACTCGCTCTTTTTCTACTGGTATATAGAATGTAGATATGTATCACATTTGTTTTGGATTATACAATGTGTTGAATAATTTAATATAAATTAAATACAGACTGAAATTAGTGAACAAACACAGCAAAATACGTTATCTTATAATTCAAGACGGAAGGGTACAATGGGCACAAAGCTTCCAAAAGTCACATACCCCACAGTCCACATACCTACACAGCTCCAGGGGTGGGTGGAAAACAGCTTGGTCGGCGGATGATCAGAACCAGAGAAAGAAAAGTTTGCCCACACAGAAGTCCGGCCGGCGCGGGAGTCCTTCATCCCGACGGCTATATAACCGGGGTAAAGTTATACCCCTCGATCGGTTTCGTCCCGATTCCCAACTCTTCTGATTCTGAACGCCTCCATGCGCATCTCCTCTTCCCCAtctccccgccgcctcctcctcctcctcctccagaccTAAGCCATCCTCCCCATGGATTCCCGGAGGCGCCCCGCGGGTTTCCTCACGCAGGCCAACGCGCTCCTCCGCAAGAACCTCTGCCTCCAGGCAATTTTCCTACCTTGCCTGTTCGCTTTTATCTACTTCTGCGCTGTGTTGATACGCCGCTCTGTGTGCGCCCGCCACGTGCTTGTGAGTATGCCTGCACGGTTCTTGGGGATGCCGCCGGTGGGTCGACCGCGGGAAGTCCCGTCGATCCGGCATGTTTCGAGAATTTCCAGTGGCGCCGCTGAACTTTTTGGCTCCAGCTGAGTTCTGCATATATCTGTCGGTCCAGCTTTTCTAGGATTTGACGGCGTTTCAGACTAGTACACGGCAGCATGGAACGCCACATGTTTCTTAAAATCTTGATGCCCTTTAATAATAACATTTCTTATAGACATGCACATTCTTATAACGCAGTAATGCAGCATCTGACTCTGTTCGTGACTGCGATGCAGAAACGGAACCTCAAGACAAACATTGGCATCACCATCTTCCCGATCCTCATCTGCGTTCTGCTTCTCGTGCTCCAGAACATCATCAACAATGAGCTCGACAAGCCCAAGTACAACTGCGGTTGCGCCTGCGTCGACACCGACATGTACGGGACCTGCAAGAAGAGGGAGTGCGGCGTCCAGTACTCGACACTGGAGCAGGTCTGGAGCTGCGCAATTCCCAGCCCGCCGCGGTGGCCAGCACTGATTCAGGTTCCCCAGCCTCAGTTCCGGGCTGTCAGAACTGTCTCCCAGCCATTTGATGATTTGCCCGATCCCTCATGCCGTGACTCTTTGTCTTGCCCCGCCACTGTCCTCATCACTGGAAAGGACCGAGGGTTTGCTGAAAGTACGTGCTTCCACAATACAACACAATGCATATCAACTGTTCAAAATTAAGATCAATGTATCTTACTTGTTGAGTACTTCCCGTTTTCCAATCGACAGGTATTGCAGGAGGTCTGTTTCCTGTTTTCGCTCCCACTCTTAATGTGACAGATTATCTTGATGCTCTCTCCAGGATAGTTGTTGTGAGTTCCTTCGATGCCTAATTAAGCTTTTTCCCTTGTAAGTTGCATGGCTTCTTTTGTTGTGTTTACGGAAGTACTGGTTGCGTTGATTTGTCTCAGGGTTCAGACACCATTCCATGGTATACACAATTGATAGAGCCCGCATTTTCTTCTTCGGATACTTTGTATCTGCTCCAGCCTCAGTGTGTGCCCTATTTGTCGCAGACCATTTCATATAACGCCAGGGGCATACCGCTCCAGCTAAGTAAGTTAAAACTTCCTTCCCTAAGGTATTTAATTTACAGTTTTGTATTGGGAAACTTAAATTAATTTACTGGAAAGTAGCTTAAGTGTAGATATGTGACGTACTGTTTTACACCAAAGTTTATTTGCATTTGAAGGAACTCTATTTAGATGTGGACTTTCAATAGTTCAGTCTTTGATGGGTGTTTCCTCGAATACGCAAGTGACCTGCACATCTTTGTTTTAGAAAGAAGAAGACCACAGAATGACAAATACAATAACGCCCTAGGCTTCAAAATGACTGAAAAACATAAAAGAAGATGAAAAAATACAGAAACACCAAAAGGTCCAAACTTTGCAAATGGTAGTTACTGTGGACTAGCAGAACGATCTCGTACAGCTCTAAGTGTCGTGTGACTGCAAGTGCCTTTACATCGGCGTTGGAATATTCATAACTAGTTGAAGTGCATGCCTTTTTGTGTGGAAAATAACTGAAGCATGCAAATATCTAAAAAAACATGCTTCTGTATAAAGATTTTCCTAATTATATTATACCCTCCGTCCCAAATAAGTgtttcaactttgtactaactttagtacaaagttgtactaagcttgagacacttattttgggatggaggtagTACTTGACAATTGGTGTAGCTTCTGTTTAGCGGTGGCAGGGTAAAACATAGTGGTTCAGAATGGTGGTCTAGAGTAAAACAAGCGTACTGCACAGCCGAGAGAGCAATGGTACCGTCGTAGCGATGTGAGGTAGCAGCTGTAGCGACGTGTACGTTGAAATTGCAGTTTTCTTTGGCAATATGTGTGTATTATGTCCCGTAAATAAATACATTGTATTTATTCCATGTTAGTTTTTTTTTGCAACAAACCTTTCTGTATATACAGTTATACACGTAACTCAAAGTGATGAATATTTTCATAAAATGATCTGGGAATATAGCGTTCGCTATAGCACCCACTATCCAATATCCGTTATAGTGAAGCTAATCCACTACAAAGAATACAAATCTTCTATTCAAAACATGGATCATAAATAATTCATAATTCGCTTTCACATTTTCTTGTTTGCTTTCTGCTTTTAATGCAATCAGACAGGAACAAATTGACTAGTTACTATGTTAGAGAAAAACTAATTGTGAATGAAGAAAGTGGATTTTGTATCTTGGTATGATTATAATTACTGGTACTGACTACGGAGCACTGACTTTTTGTGTAGTCTGTTTGACCAGAATAATTAGACATGTTAATCTTTTGTTTGGATTCTTTTTTAGACCTGCTATTATTGCTGCTCTGATGTCTTTACGAAATGAACCAGATATACAGTGTGTTGAAGGTGTGTTGTTGTGGCGTGAGAGTACATCAGTTATCAATGATGAATTATTAAAGGGTTATACACAAAGAGGAGGAAAAACAAACGAGTTTATTGCAGGTTATCTTCCTATCTTTGTAGCACCAATTTTTTGCCTCTTTGCATTTGTAGCGGGTTTGCACAGCAGTGAGATTTTGTTAAGCAATTTCATAATAAACTGGCTTTTGAATGATGCCCGTGTTATTAATAATTGCTTGAGCCCATCTACCTAAGTATGAGAATGAAATTTCATTAGCAACACTTATTTTGCATCTATGTATACTGTATAGTTGTGTTCTTCTTTGCAGGTTATGACTTCTTGAGCTCAACGGAGTATGGCCTCGGTATAAATGTTTGGTACAACTCTACCTATAGCGGTAAAACCGCATTTTCATTTATCGCAGCATTACGAGTTCCACGCTTGGTGAATGCCGTATGTGCTCTGTTTCCCATTAATTCATCTCTGAGTAATTCCAATTTATTGTGGAACATGGCAGCTTTTATTATATCGTGTTTGTTTCTATAGGTATCCAACGCATATCTCAAATATATCCGAGGACCTGGGGTGGAAGTGCTATTGGAATATGTAAAAGATATGCCCAAAGTTGGAACAAGTTATAGGTTCGACCTCTCTTCTCTTATCAGTCCGCTATTCTTCACATGGATCGTTGAACTGCTTTTCCCAGTGAGTATGATGAGATGTAACATTCCTTAAGTGCACTTAAAAATGTTGAATGTATTACAGAGTCAGTAGAGCTTGGAAATTAACTCTCCTTTCCAGGTTATGTTGACGTATCTGGTGTATGAGAAGCAACAAAagttgaaaattatgatgaagatgcAAGGTCTGAAGGACGGACCTTACTGGATGATATCTTATGGTTATTTCTTCGTTCTATCGGTTGTGTATATgacattttttgtgatttttggatCCTTGATAGGTAATGAGTTTTCACAATTTATTTACGAGTATTCTTGAAAGAACCAATTTTACTCATGAAGCTGCTTTTGTGCAGGTCTCAATTTCTTCAGAGTCAATAACTATGGCATACAGATTGTTTTTTTCTTTGTCTATATAAATTTACAGATTGCTTTTGCCTTTTTTGTGGCATCTTTCTTTTCATCTGTCAAGATAGCCACAGGTCAGTGACTTAAACCTGTAATACCTAAGTCTAAATTTTCTTCTTGGAAGTGACAAATTTCGTCTATCCCCCTTCTGCAGTGATTGGTTACATCTATGTATTTGGCTCTGGCTTACTAGGGGCCTTTCTTTTCCGCTTTTTTATTGAGGACATAAATTTTTCCCGTAAGTTGCTGGCCTAGCCAATCTGCAATTCGATTTATATGTTATATGGCCATATGCATAACAAGGTTCGTATTGCCTACTCAGGTGGTTGGATATTAGTTATGGAGATTGTCCCAGGATTTTCGCTCTATCGAGGACTGTATGAGCTTGGTCAATATGCATTCTCTGGGAATGCTATGGGAGCCACTGGCATGATGTGGGAAAATTTGAAAGACCCAATCAATGGAATGCGTGATATCTTGATCGTAATGACTGTAGAATGGGCATTAATGCTTGTGTTAGCATTCTATTTGGATCAAGTCTCTTCAATAGGTGGCAGTGTCGGAAACCCCTTACTCTTCTTTAGATGTCTGCAGAATAAACATGCACCACCATTACAAAGTAGCTTTGCGCAGCAGAATCATAAAGTAGCCGTTGATATGGAGAAAGCAGATGTTGCTCAAGAAGTAGGTTACCTGCCATAGTTTGTCACTTCCATCTTTTTCTACAGCACATTTGCATTAATACTCATGCGTTTATATCTATTCAGCGACAAGTAGTTGAGCAATTATTGATGGATTGCAATGCAAACCAAGCTATCATCTGTGACAATCTGAGGAAGGTTTATCCTGGAAAGGACGGAAACCCAGACAAGCTGGCTGTTCGAGGATTATCTTTGGCCCTACCAAAAGGCCAATGCTTCGGAATGCTTGGCCCAAATGGAGCTGGGAAAACATCATTCATTAGTATGGTACAGTACTGAAACAGCATGCAGTGGCATTTTTTATAGAAGTTGCATAAAGTATTGCCACACACCTTGATTAACTTTGATCTGATCTGTCCTCAGATGGTTGGACTTACTAAACCTACATCTGGTACTGCTTATGCACATGGAATGGATATAAGGATGGATATGGATGGCATATATACAAATATGGGCGTGTGCCCACAGCATGAGTATTTACTGCAACTTATAGCTCATCTGGCCATTAGCTTTCTTTCCCACATCACACTGTCTTATCATGGTAACTGGTCTTGTCTGAAATGCAGCTTACTTTGGGAAACATTGACGGGAAAAGAGCATCTAttcttctatgctaggttgaagaatCTTCAAGGTGCTGCATTAGTGAAGGTACATCTAATCTCTGTAACTTCGTTTTAGTCTAGTACTTGCATTTCATTGTAAGA
Above is a window of Triticum dicoccoides isolate Atlit2015 ecotype Zavitan chromosome 5B, WEW_v2.0, whole genome shotgun sequence DNA encoding:
- the LOC119308974 gene encoding ABC transporter A family member 7-like isoform X1 yields the protein MDSRRRPAGFLTQANALLRKNLCLQKRNLKTNIGITIFPILICVLLLVLQNIINNELDKPKYNCGCACVDTDMYGTCKKRECGVQYSTLEQVWSCAIPSPPRWPALIQVPQPQFRAVRTVSQPFDDLPDPSCRDSLSCPATVLITGKDRGFAESIAGGLFPVFAPTLNVTDYLDALSRIVVGSDTIPWYTQLIEPAFSSSDTLYLLQPQCVPYLSQTISYNARGIPLQLNIQCVEGVLLWRESTSVINDELLKGYTQRGGKTNEFIAGYDFLSSTEYGLGINVWYNSTYSGKTAFSFIAALRVPRLVNAVSNAYLKYIRGPGVEVLLEYVKDMPKVGTSYRFDLSSLISPLFFTWIVELLFPVMLTYLVYEKQQKLKIMMKMQGLKDGPYWMISYGYFFVLSVVYMTFFVIFGSLIGLNFFRVNNYGIQIVFFFVYINLQIAFAFFVASFFSSVKIATVIGYIYVFGSGLLGAFLFRFFIEDINFSRGWILVMEIVPGFSLYRGLYELGQYAFSGNAMGATGMMWENLKDPINGMRDILIVMTVEWALMLVLAFYLDQVSSIGGSVGNPLLFFRCLQNKHAPPLQSSFAQQNHKVAVDMEKADVAQERQVVEQLLMDCNANQAIICDNLRKVYPGKDGNPDKLAVRGLSLALPKGQCFGMLGPNGAGKTSFISMMVGLTKPTSGTAYAHGMDIRMDMDGIYTNMGVCPQHEYLLQLIAHLAISFLSHITLSYHGNWSCLKCSLLWETLTGKEHLFFYARLKNLQGAALVKAVNDSLKSVNLFHGGVGDKQVGTYSGGMKRRLSVAISLIGDPKVVYMDEPSTGLDPASRNNLWNIVKEAKRNRAIVLTTHSMEEAEVLCDRLGIFVDGEFQCLGNPKELKARYGGAYIFTVTTPPEQESEIEQLVHRLSPSANKIYNLSGTQKFELPKQEVRIADVFHAVERAKSRLSIHAWGLVDTTLEDVFIKVAKGAPVFNDVA
- the LOC119308974 gene encoding ABC transporter A family member 7-like isoform X2; this translates as MDSRRRPAGFLTQANALLRKNLCLQKRNLKTNIGITIFPILICVLLLVLQNIINNELDKPKYNCGCACVDTDMYGTCKKRECGVQYSTLEQVWSCAIPSPPRWPALIQVPQPQFRAVRTVSQPFDDLPDPSCRDSLSCPATVLITGKDRGFAESIAGGLFPVFAPTLNVTDYLDALSRIVVGSDTIPWYTQLIEPAFSSSDTLYLLQPQCVPYLSQTISYNARGIPLQLNIQCVEGVLLWRESTSVINDELLKGYTQRGGKTNEFIAGYDFLSSTEYGLGINVWYNSTYSGKTAFSFIAALRVPRLVNAVSNAYLKYIRGPGVEVLLEYVKDMPKVGTSYRFDLSSLISPLFFTWIVELLFPVMLTYLVYEKQQKLKIMMKMQGLKDGPYWMISYGYFFVLSVVYMTFFVIFGSLIGLNFFRVNNYGIQIVFFFVYINLQIAFAFFVASFFSSVKIATVIGYIYVFGSGLLGAFLFRFFIEDINFSRGWILVMEIVPGFSLYRGLYELGQYAFSGNAMGATGMMWENLKDPINGMRDILIVMTVEWALMLVLAFYLDQVSSIGGSVGNPLLFFRCLQNKHAPPLQSSFAQQNHKVAVDMEKADVAQERQVVEQLLMDCNANQAIICDNLRKVYPGKDGNPDKLAVRGLSLALPKGQCFGMLGPNGAGKTSFISMMVGLTKPTSGTAYAHGMDIRMDMDGIYTNMGVCPQHDLLWETLTGKEHLFFYARLKNLQGAALVKAVNDSLKSVNLFHGGVGDKQVGTYSGGMKRRLSVAISLIGDPKVVYMDEPSTGLDPASRNNLWNIVKEAKRNRAIVLTTHSMEEAEVLCDRLGIFVDGEFQCLGNPKELKARYGGAYIFTVTTPPEQESEIEQLVHRLSPSANKIYNLSGTQKFELPKQEVRIADVFHAVERAKSRLSIHAWGLVDTTLEDVFIKVAKGAPVFNDVA
- the LOC119308974 gene encoding ABC transporter A family member 7-like isoform X3, which translates into the protein MYGTCKKRECGVQYSTLEQVWSCAIPSPPRWPALIQVPQPQFRAVRTVSQPFDDLPDPSCRDSLSCPATVLITGKDRGFAESIAGGLFPVFAPTLNVTDYLDALSRIVVGSDTIPWYTQLIEPAFSSSDTLYLLQPQCVPYLSQTISYNARGIPLQLNIQCVEGVLLWRESTSVINDELLKGYTQRGGKTNEFIAGYDFLSSTEYGLGINVWYNSTYSGKTAFSFIAALRVPRLVNAVSNAYLKYIRGPGVEVLLEYVKDMPKVGTSYRFDLSSLISPLFFTWIVELLFPVMLTYLVYEKQQKLKIMMKMQGLKDGPYWMISYGYFFVLSVVYMTFFVIFGSLIGLNFFRVNNYGIQIVFFFVYINLQIAFAFFVASFFSSVKIATVIGYIYVFGSGLLGAFLFRFFIEDINFSRGWILVMEIVPGFSLYRGLYELGQYAFSGNAMGATGMMWENLKDPINGMRDILIVMTVEWALMLVLAFYLDQVSSIGGSVGNPLLFFRCLQNKHAPPLQSSFAQQNHKVAVDMEKADVAQERQVVEQLLMDCNANQAIICDNLRKVYPGKDGNPDKLAVRGLSLALPKGQCFGMLGPNGAGKTSFISMMVGLTKPTSGTAYAHGMDIRMDMDGIYTNMGVCPQHEYLLQLIAHLAISFLSHITLSYHGNWSCLKCSLLWETLTGKEHLFFYARLKNLQGAALVKAVNDSLKSVNLFHGGVGDKQVGTYSGGMKRRLSVAISLIGDPKVVYMDEPSTGLDPASRNNLWNIVKEAKRNRAIVLTTHSMEEAEVLCDRLGIFVDGEFQCLGNPKELKARYGGAYIFTVTTPPEQESEIEQLVHRLSPSANKIYNLSGTQKFELPKQEVRIADVFHAVERAKSRLSIHAWGLVDTTLEDVFIKVAKGAPVFNDVA